In the genome of Toxoplasma gondii ME49 chromosome Ia, whole genome shotgun sequence, the window GACTTccacgacggagagaggcaggaggagGCGGGCAAGAGTTGTCCAGAGGAAGCGCATaaggcgcagaagacgaagcgtcTGGCGAATGCAGAAGAGGGAAgtgcggcgagaagggaagaagaaggggcAGCTCCGGGTGGAAGCCGAGCGGTCCTTCTGTTGGCATACGTCTGGTTTGTCAAGTTTGTTGTGAAGACTCGCAGGGAGGAAACTCGCGGCTCGTCCAGGGGGCAGGAAACCGGGAGATGGAGGTTGCcgctctttcgtttcttctcctttgaATCCTTCGTGCTCTGCATCGCTAGCAGTTGTCGTGGCCTCCCGGGCCGCGACGCACGAGGCGCCTGGAACGACGTCGCTCTGATCGACGAATTTCTGGCTGGCGGCCACAGAAACACGGAATCGGGGCCCAGTCGACGCTCCCCAGAAAGGCGGACTCGAACTcccgctctccttctctgagTCGCCAGCGTCTTCCGGCTCTTGGCCGTCCACGTGGCTGTGCGCCGCCGGAGCGGCGCACTGCCACTCGGGCAGATTCCGGCGGAGTGCCGGCATGGGCCGGACTCGGACCGGCTTCACGACCATCTCCGTgagccttttctttctggtTGTCTCGCCTTGGGTCCCCGGTTCGGGTGAGGCGCCGGCGAAATGCGGAGCTGCGCCGTCTCGAACGTCTGCTGCGCAACTGTCGGACCACCGGTCGTCGACTGCTGCCCCCGAttggggtgtatgtacacccgaagcGCTGGCCTCCATGTTGGCCATCTGGCCTTCGCAGCTGGGGACCGCTCGTTTGGCTTCCGCTGGAATTCGCTCTTCGACCTCTTCtggagcgaggagacaaaaaggGCACACTAGAGGCTGGGCTGCAGACGCGCgcgtcgtttcctcgtcttgcCCGCGAAATGGCTTGCTGTTGTTTCGAGTGGAATCAAGAGGAACGCGAGCAACAATGGtggaaagaacaagaaaagcGGGGAGAGGAGCACGGAGAAGGTAGAGACGAAATACGAGATCCGGGGCAGCGCGGTGACGACAGGGTGAACAATGGAGGATGACGTACTTAAGATCCGTTGTGTTCCTTCACATCGGACCAGCGACTTTCGTCGCGATATTCCGCTTAAACCCTTGAACTTTTTTCGACACCTAACCCCACAGATGTGCAGCTGAGTCCAGCTTCAACTGTTTTGAGGTTCAGCTGAAGTCTACCTCACACACCACACAGCTCCTCTTGTGTGCCACGGCTACACACTGCGCTTCCTGGCGCAGGCTCCGGCCAGTTCAGTCGGGCAAAAAATGGCGTTTTTTCCGTCGCGTGAGGCGCTTTTCCATAGAAACCTCCGTGTTGTGCCTCTGGGATAATTCAACACGGGACCAAGAGCGACGCACCTGTCGTCCGTTCAGCAAGAAAAGCTTCACGGTCGTGGCACTCGCTTACTATTGAGAAACAGGGGCAGGGACAGTGGCACTCTGATGAGGGACGAGGGGGCGGCGGCGCGGCGGGCCCACTAGACGGGAAAAGGGGAGCAACAGCACGAAAGCGCATGGAGAGGGAAATAACTCAACGAGAAAAGCGTTCGTTGCACGATAAAAAGAAGGGAGATAGAACGGCTTTCCAGAAATTCGGTTCCCTTTCGAGTGCGCAGAACCGAGCTTTCCGCAACCGTGAGACACGCACTGTGTGGGACGGACTCCTCATGAAGCTTTTCTTCAACAGAGACTCGGCGACACCGCGACACCCAAAAACAGACGGATCCAAAAACCATGGAGATCCAAAAACATGGCACAAGTCGCCTGCCCTCTCGAAGAGTTAGTCACACTCAGCTGGATGACCGCCTGGAACCCGCCGGACAGCGGCCTGCAGTGCAGAGTCACATGCTGTGCGTGAAAGGTGACCGAGACGGACGATGGGGACGGGGAAGAATAGAGCCCCCAACAACAGGAGAACTCAGAGAGAAAGTCGTTTGTGATAACGGATGTTCAGCCGTCGTTAAAGTGGCTTTCGGCAGggcgaaagcgaagaacgtAGGAGACGCCAGAGCGAAACACCGCATTGATTACGCGCAACGGCCCTATGTCGCCACCGTTGCTCCTGCTCACACCAGCTACCAAATTGCACCTGTGCTTACGCACATCGGTTTTTTTCAGACACAGTTGAATGTGAAGATTAGTGCAGTGTGCTTGGCGGGTTCTTTCTCATGCGGGTTCATCAACCGAAGCAGCAAAAAGGGAGTGCGGCTGAGAAAGAGTTACACCGTGATCATCTGTGTTGGATATAGGCGCCATTCTGTGGACGAGAAAAGCAGTCGATTTCCACGTTGCGGACGCAAACGGGGTTCGCGGAACCGATGAACGAAATCTGTCGAAGGTTCTGGTAACAAACTATGAATATCTGTGCTCTGAGCGAActtttcctccctctgtATTCAGACGCCTGATTTATGTTAAAGTGCAGTGTCTCCAGAAGTTCCCACGACATGGGAAACCTGCATAGGCCCAGAGACCGTTTGCTTGACGCGGTGCATCCCCCCCGAAACTGCCTTTTTCTACCACAAAGGTCCACCCAGTGACGAGTCCTATATTGTATATGCACACCACATTAAGACACAAGTCACGCGCAAGCATAATGCTCGTAGCGGGGCACAAGCAACGAGAAcggcagaaaaagacacgcGCTTTGTATGGTGCCGTCAGGGGCCATGTAGGCATCTTCTGCGAGGCAGTGGTCGACATTTTCAGGGCAACATTTCCTTTGTTCCACGCTTTCCCTATCGAGTTGCCCGTATTTTCTGCTGTTCCACGaagcttcctctctcggttGTCTGGGTGGCCCGTGGCACAGAGCAGAAATAAGCAAAAAGCGGCAAAAAATGATCCGTGCCATCGGACAGAAGGCTTCGAAAGACACCTCGAGCAGTACGCTTGTCAGGGCACACCAAAGTCATTCATTTGGTTGCCTCAGAGTACCGCAGTCGTCAGTCTTTTTTGAGGTTGTAGAACAGGATGTCTGCAGTGGCTCACGGTAGACTACGAATCTTCACAGGTGTCTGCGCGGGagtcttttgtctcctctgtttcgtctAAGGAAGTGTAGAACCAGTTTGCCGATTatctgtctcgtttctcgttttcccaTGCTTCTTCCTGTGTATCCTGTTCAAAATAGAAGTCTCCATCCATTTATGTTAGTGATCCAAACTGGTTTACGCCCAAGCTTGATGACGCTCTGGCTCGCCAGGCTTGACTCAGGTTGGAATCTTCGGAGAATCGCTTTCCGTACCTGTGGCCTCGCACAAACGTAACCAGCACATTCCTTTTACGCATACCTACGACCGTGCACGGAGTGAAAGAGAAACCCTTATTTGCATTCGCGGTTAGTCTCGCTCAAAGCCTTGCGCGTCGTCCTTCCATTCCCTACTCTCCATCGAACGCAGCAGGCATCCCTGTATAAATGATTGCATGATTTTGTCCCGTAGACTATCTTTGTTTTTGCTCTAGGGGTACCTGTGGTTTCCCTTCCAGAGGAGATCCCGGTGATACACAGAAATACGCAATATTCCCCCTGGTCTGCATATTCAGATTAGGGCACTGGTTGAACCTGACAAATACCCTGATTTTTTTTCATACGCTCCAAATCCCCTTTTTTCTCACAAGTGGCGAAACGCTGCCTCAGCTTCTTGTTCCATACACCAGTATCGTCAATAGATACATGCACATAGATACGTACGTTGCCATCGAGATTGTATTTTTTCACGTGCATCGCTTAAGCGTTTTATGCATGCCCACGGCATGTGCATTCGTTTATAAATATTTATACCTCTGCATGGTTACGTACGTCTCAGGATCGCCGGGTTATCTAGTTCTCTCATGGTTGCTGAGCTTCTTCGAGTTTAGGCTTCTCCATTTGACAAGATGGACTCGCTTCGGTGCCCTCAGAGGTTTTTCACGCCGAAGCTGCTTCTCTATCTCTGGAGTGGCTCTTTCCTTGCATCTCTTCTGAGGGCCaccgatgcatgcagtgcacCTCAGTATCACCCAGATAACTTTGAGCTGACAAAAACCCTGGAACGGCGACGGCTGGAACCGGTTTCTTGGTCGACGGAAAACAAGGTTCTCGCGCCGCCGAAGGTGCCGGGTCTTCTTGCGGAGAATGCCGCGGTTGAGAACTTTGTTCAGTCTCGTAGCATTTCCGGGGAGACAGCGGATGAACAAAACAAGAAACATGAGAATGTACTTGGCAACCTCAACCTGGATGCCTTCCTCCTTGCTGCCGATGCAGGCATTCCAGCGGAGGAGCAACACAGCGGCACAGTCAATGCTGACGAGCATACCCATGGTGCGTCGTCGTCTTTCCCTCGCTCGAATGCTTCGTCTCAGACTCGTTCTTATTCCACGCTGCGTGACGAATCGCGTTCCACGGGGGACACAGCCTCACCTGTTGAAATGAACCAGGCACGTGAACAAcacggagacgaggacgacgcTTCGAAGTTTTCCTTTCCATTTCTGAAACCGCCGGGACGGTATCCACCGCCTGAGAATCTTGCGTGTGTAGACAGCGCTCAGTGTGCAAGAATTGCCGAAATGATTAAACGAGATATGAATCCACGCGCTGATCCGTGCTACGACGCAGAAGAGTATTTCTGTGGCGGGTGGAAGACACGTacttctctccctgcagaTGAGAGCTCGTGGACGCTTTCGTTTGACACTTTAGCCCGAGACACGAGAGATTACTTGAAAACCACCTTAGAGGCAAGAAGCTGCTCGGACATGCGAGACGAGCTCCACAGGCAAACTCCACAAGATTCTGTCTTTTCAAACCTCAACAGCCCGTCTAGTGTCAtcggagaaacaggaaaccgAGTAGATGAATGGGACGTGTTGGCTACATGCATGTACGAAGCGTGTATGGATGAAGAGGCGATCGATGCACGCGGGGCAACGCCACTGACAGATCGCATGTTTGGTAGATCTGAGAGAGGCTCGATGTCTCTGGAGTTCTTACTCGATACGGACTTCGAGGCAGAAGCAATTCATCTCGCAGAGCGCGGAAATACTCACCCAGACTCTTCAGCTATCTCCACTTTTCCTGTGTCTAGAGAAGCAGTTCTGGTGCAGCGGTTACAAGCGATATTTCACCGGCTGAAAGACGTGTTGTTTTGGTCGGCCTATGTGGGTCCCAACGAGCTGCATCCTGACCAAGGGCAGACACTGAATCTCGGGAGTCTCAAGCTCGGCTTGTCGTACCACTTTTATGAAGAAGACCACTTGGACTACCAGAGGTACTACAAAGAACACATGGCCAACATTCTTCAGATATTCGAGGCGCATTTGCTAAAAACGCACCCCCAGTTGCTAGCTAGAGCTCAAAAGGTAAACCCGAATCTGAGGCGAAGCTACTCAGAGCGAGCGCAGAGGATCTTTGACCTTGAGAAAAACGACCTTCGGCCGCTGGTCCTCTCTCCAGAAGAGACCCGTAAAGTAACTCAGTACACACACGAAGTCACCTTCGGCGAGCTAAAGGCTTCCACAGATGCCTTGGATGTTGAGGCGCTGCTCCACCTCTACCTAGATATGCTGCCTCGGAAACTAGGAGAGCAGGCtccgtctgcctcctctctcggcggGAAGATTGCTTTCACGTCTTCGGGTGTCGTCGTTGACGACAGCCTCGTGCTCCTAATACACGAAAAAAACTACTTCGCCAAACTCGAGACCACGTTGCGCTCTGTCGACTGGGATGTTTTGCACGACTACATCTTGTACAAAGTGGTCCGAAGCGACGCGAGTATGCTGTCTAGAGACTTCCGCGACGAAATTAAGCGCTACTCGAAGCAAGTCACGAAGGCCGAGCCGCTGCCGCGCTGGCGCACGTGCGTCTCGTCCGTACCGCAGTGGATTTTGGCACGGAGATACGTGCTCGGCCGGTTCGATCgccagaagaaacaaaccgTCCAGCTGATGGTCACACGCATTCGCTCGGCGTTCAAGAGCTTGCTCGAAGAGTACGCGTGGATGGACGAGCCGACgcgcgaggaggcgctggAAAAACTTGCAGGGATGCAGGAAAAAATCGGGTTTCCTGACTGGCTTCTTGACGACTATGAAACGTACTTCACGCGATACTACGGGGACAAGTCCGCCGCTCTCGAACTCGCAAGCATCCACTTCGAGGTCCAGTGGCACTTGGGTCTTGAGGCGATCCGGTCGCAGCTGGCGGAATTCGGGGAACCTGTTGATCGCCGGGAGTGGGCGATGAAGCCACACAGCGTCAACGCGTATTTCTCGCCCTCGCAAAACGAGATTGCCTTCATGGCTGCGGTCCTCCAGGAACCGTCACTCTTCGTCGCGAGTCCGCACGCAAGCCTAGGCGAGGACACCGTGGTCAAGGCGCTGAGCTACGGGGCGATCGCGGGTGTCATTGCACACGAAATCACTCATGGCTTCGACGACGTGGGAAAAGAATACGACGTCAAAGGCCGGCTTCGAAACTGGTGGACACCTGAGAGTGAGGAAGCCTTCAAGGCAGAAGCCACGTGCATGAAGGACCAGTACAGCGGCTACAGCGTCGTGATCGTCGATGTAGAGAACGATAAGGCGATATATAACACACGACCGAGCAGGGAAGCGTCCGAGGTGGAACACTCAGACGGAAGCAGCGGACAGAAAACAGTTAGGGTTAGAGGGGACCTTACCCTTGGGGAGAATATCGCGGACAACGGCGGGATTCAACTAGCCTGGGCAGCTCTGAAACTCGAATTGTCGCCAGAGCAACTCAATTCGAGACCATTGGAGAACTACGGGGTGACACTCACGACCGCGCAActcttcactttttcctGGGGGCATTTCTGGTGTGAGATCGCTCTGGACAGCTTCATTCGGCGGCAGGTCGAAACGGATCCGCACAGTCCAGCGCGCTTCCGCATTCAAGGTCCTCTCGCCAACTTCGGCCTCTTCGCAGAGCAAGAACAGTGTCCTGTGGGAAGTCTGATGAATCCAGAGACAAAATGCCGAGTGTGGTAACAAAATGGAAGGAATCGTTCCTGGGGAACGGC includes:
- a CDS encoding peptidase family M13 protein (encoded by transcript TGME49_295640), whose amino-acid sequence is MDSLRCPQRFFTPKLLLYLWSGSFLASLLRATDACSAPQYHPDNFELTKTLERRRLEPVSWSTENKVLAPPKVPGLLAENAAVENFVQSRSISGETADEQNKKHENVLGNLNLDAFLLAADAGIPAEEQHSGTVNADEHTHGASSSFPRSNASSQTRSYSTLRDESRSTGDTASPVEMNQAREQHGDEDDASKFSFPFLKPPGRYPPPENLACVDSAQCARIAEMIKRDMNPRADPCYDAEEYFCGGWKTRTSLPADESSWTLSFDTLARDTRDYLKTTLEARSCSDMRDELHRQTPQDSVFSNLNSPSSVIGETGNRVDEWDVLATCMYEACMDEEAIDARGATPLTDRMFGRSERGSMSLEFLLDTDFEAEAIHLAERGNTHPDSSAISTFPVSREAVLVQRLQAIFHRLKDVLFWSAYVGPNELHPDQGQTLNLGSLKLGLSYHFYEEDHLDYQRYYKEHMANILQIFEAHLLKTHPQLLARAQKVNPNLRRSYSERAQRIFDLEKNDLRPLVLSPEETRKVTQYTHEVTFGELKASTDALDVEALLHLYLDMLPRKLGEQAPSASSLGGKIAFTSSGVVVDDSLVLLIHEKNYFAKLETTLRSVDWDVLHDYILYKVVRSDASMLSRDFRDEIKRYSKQVTKAEPLPRWRTCVSSVPQWILARRYVLGRFDRQKKQTVQLMVTRIRSAFKSLLEEYAWMDEPTREEALEKLAGMQEKIGFPDWLLDDYETYFTRYYGDKSAALELASIHFEVQWHLGLEAIRSQLAEFGEPVDRREWAMKPHSVNAYFSPSQNEIAFMAAVLQEPSLFVASPHASLGEDTVVKALSYGAIAGVIAHEITHGFDDVGKEYDVKGRLRNWWTPESEEAFKAEATCMKDQYSGYSVVIVDVENDKAIYNTRPSREASEVEHSDGSSGQKTVRVRGDLTLGENIADNGGIQLAWAALKLELSPEQLNSRPLENYGVTLTTAQLFTFSWGHFWCEIALDSFIRRQVETDPHSPARFRIQGPLANFGLFAEQEQCPVGSLMNPETKCRVW